The Lacipirellula parvula genome window below encodes:
- a CDS encoding DMT family transporter, translating to MHWWYLLVAGLLEVGWAIGLKYTDGFTKPLASVLTAAAIVGSMVLLSLAARTIPIGTAYAVWTGIGVAGAATLGIVLLGEAVTLSRLFFLAMLLVAVIGLKVTSGH from the coding sequence ATGCATTGGTGGTATTTGCTCGTTGCCGGATTGCTCGAAGTCGGTTGGGCCATCGGCCTGAAATACACCGACGGTTTTACGAAGCCCCTCGCGAGCGTGCTCACTGCCGCGGCGATCGTCGGCAGTATGGTGTTGCTTTCGCTCGCCGCGCGGACGATCCCCATCGGCACCGCGTACGCCGTGTGGACCGGCATCGGTGTCGCCGGCGCCGCGACGCTCGGCATCGTGCTGTTGGGCGAAGCGGTCACGCTCAGCCGATTGTTCTTCCTCGCGATGCTGCTGGTGGCGGTGATCGGGTTGAAGGTTACCTCCGGCCATTGA
- a CDS encoding NADH:flavin oxidoreductase produces MPTEADKYPKIAQLKSVDALRARLTELGVALPLDDEIQTAAAGSPLAQPIDVGGFRVGNRWCIHPMEGWDANRDGSPSDYTLRRWRNFGRSGAKLIWGGEAAAVQPDGRANPNQTLATPENKRGLAQLLEECHAGHREQCGTLDGLLVGLQLTHSGRFCKPADHAKWAPRIAYHHPLLDEKFKIDPANDACVLTDDELETLIDDYVAAAHLAADVGYQFVDVKACHGYLLHEFLSARTRPGRFGGDLDGRSRVLFTIIDRIRSELPSLMIGVRLSVFDTVPYRTSREVGQPMDYAQLLPYGWGFGVDEHDPLRFDLAEPIELMRRLVAHGVAMINITCGSPYYVPHIQRPAIFPPSDGYQPPEDPLVGVWRQLDAVRQCKAALPDVPFVGSGYSYLQDYLPHAAQRAVRDGWVDFVGLGRMVLSYPELPQDCLVEGKLKRKLVCRTFSDCTTAPRHGLISGCYPLDEYYKRIPEREQLVAIKQKLGEG; encoded by the coding sequence ATGCCGACCGAAGCCGACAAGTACCCGAAGATCGCCCAACTGAAGAGCGTCGATGCGCTACGCGCGCGGCTGACGGAACTGGGCGTCGCGTTGCCGCTCGACGACGAGATCCAAACAGCCGCGGCCGGTTCGCCGCTCGCGCAGCCGATCGACGTTGGCGGCTTTCGCGTCGGCAATCGGTGGTGCATCCATCCGATGGAAGGGTGGGACGCGAATCGCGATGGCTCGCCGAGCGACTACACGCTGCGGCGGTGGCGCAACTTCGGCCGCAGCGGCGCTAAGCTCATTTGGGGCGGCGAGGCGGCCGCGGTGCAGCCCGACGGCCGCGCGAATCCGAATCAAACGCTCGCTACGCCCGAGAACAAGCGCGGCCTTGCGCAGTTGCTCGAAGAGTGCCACGCAGGCCATCGCGAGCAGTGCGGTACGCTCGACGGCTTGCTGGTCGGTTTGCAGCTCACTCATTCGGGGCGGTTCTGCAAGCCGGCCGATCACGCCAAGTGGGCGCCGCGGATCGCGTACCATCATCCGCTGCTCGATGAGAAGTTTAAGATCGATCCCGCCAACGACGCTTGCGTGTTGACCGACGACGAACTGGAAACGTTGATCGACGACTACGTCGCCGCGGCCCATCTAGCCGCCGACGTCGGCTACCAGTTCGTCGATGTGAAGGCGTGCCACGGCTACTTGCTGCACGAGTTCCTCAGCGCACGGACGCGGCCTGGGCGATTCGGCGGCGATCTCGACGGCCGCTCTCGTGTGTTGTTCACCATCATCGATCGCATCCGCAGCGAGCTGCCGAGCTTGATGATCGGCGTGCGGCTGAGCGTGTTCGACACCGTGCCCTATCGCACGAGCCGCGAGGTCGGCCAGCCGATGGACTACGCGCAGCTGCTTCCCTACGGCTGGGGCTTCGGCGTCGACGAGCACGATCCGCTGCGGTTCGATTTGGCCGAGCCGATCGAGCTGATGCGGCGACTCGTCGCGCACGGCGTGGCGATGATCAACATTACCTGCGGCAGTCCCTACTACGTTCCCCACATCCAACGCCCAGCGATCTTCCCGCCGAGCGACGGCTACCAACCGCCGGAAGATCCGCTGGTGGGCGTGTGGCGGCAGCTCGATGCCGTGCGGCAATGCAAGGCGGCGCTCCCCGACGTGCCGTTCGTCGGCAGCGGTTACTCGTACCTGCAGGACTACCTTCCCCACGCGGCGCAGCGTGCCGTGCGCGACGGTTGGGTCGACTTCGTCGGCCTCGGCCGGATGGTGCTCAGTTATCCCGAGCTGCCGCAGGATTGCCTGGTCGAAGGGAAGCTGAAGCGGAAGCTTGTCTGCCGCACGTTCAGCGACTGCACCACCGCGCCGCGGCATGGGCTCATCTCCGGCTGCTATCCGCTGGATGAGTACTACAAGCGGATTCCGGAACGCGAGCAGTTGGTGGCGATTAAGCAGAAGCTGGGCGAAGGGTAG